A region from the Corynebacterium halotolerans YIM 70093 = DSM 44683 genome encodes:
- a CDS encoding VOC family protein — protein MQTIVPHIWLNGVADEAAQFYLAAFPEAHVVATETYPTEGLPEFQREYAGRTMSITLEIGGYRLALINAGDEFTPNPAINFFVNFDPAFRIDARGDLDRTWYRLTEGGQVHTELGDYPFSPRYGWVQDKYGVNWELMLTNPDGDPRPFLIPSLMFCGPVQNKAGEAVDHYLSVFPDARLGDRVHYDRDNGVVTTDSVIFSDFQLAGEWLSAMDSAVEQPFTFTPGVSLLVNAHGQEEIDRLWAALAADPDDGQCGWLTDRYGVSWQIVPDNLDELLSRPGGYGRFMEMKKIEIDRF, from the coding sequence ATGCAGACGATCGTCCCCCACATCTGGCTCAACGGCGTGGCCGACGAGGCCGCGCAGTTCTACCTCGCCGCCTTTCCGGAGGCCCATGTCGTGGCGACCGAGACCTACCCCACCGAGGGCCTGCCCGAGTTCCAGCGGGAGTACGCCGGGCGCACCATGTCCATCACCCTCGAGATCGGCGGCTACCGGCTGGCGCTGATCAACGCCGGCGACGAGTTCACCCCGAACCCCGCGATCAACTTCTTCGTCAACTTCGACCCCGCCTTCCGCATCGACGCCCGCGGGGACCTCGACCGCACCTGGTACCGGCTCACCGAGGGCGGCCAGGTACACACGGAACTCGGCGACTACCCCTTCAGCCCGCGCTACGGCTGGGTGCAGGACAAGTACGGGGTCAACTGGGAGCTGATGCTCACCAACCCGGACGGTGACCCGCGGCCCTTCCTCATCCCCAGCCTCATGTTCTGTGGACCCGTGCAGAACAAGGCGGGAGAGGCCGTGGACCACTACCTCTCGGTGTTCCCCGACGCGCGGCTGGGCGACCGGGTCCACTACGACCGGGACAACGGGGTCGTGACCACCGACTCGGTCATCTTCTCCGACTTCCAGCTGGCCGGGGAGTGGCTCTCGGCCATGGACTCCGCCGTGGAGCAGCCCTTCACCTTCACACCGGGAGTCTCCCTGCTGGTCAACGCCCATGGTCAGGAGGAGATCGACCGGCTGTGGGCGGCGTTGGCCGCCGATCCCGACGACGGTCAGTGCGGCTGGCTGACCGACCGCTACGGCGTTAGCTGGCAGATCGTCCCCGACAACCTCGACGAGCTGCTGTCCCGGCCGGGCGGGTACGGCAGGTTCATGGAGATGAAGAAGATCGAGATCGACCGGTTCTAG
- a CDS encoding TetR/AcrR family transcriptional regulator — protein MSSTEADSTSDGKLTTRARIIHAAVRRFAADGLGAPLRAVATDAGVSPGLIIHHFGSGEGLREACDRHVLEATARSKESVLSPGAGAAAMLSQLAQIEEYAPVIGYVLRRLQTGGPLTRRLVDAFAADAVDYLRRGEKAGTVRPSRDREARARVLTEQALGALLLQLPAQQEHLDLDELPRWLDDYAERIIGPVLEYYTEPILTDPTLLDAYLAARPRSNQETP, from the coding sequence ATGAGTTCAACCGAGGCTGATTCCACCTCGGACGGCAAGCTGACCACCCGGGCCCGAATCATCCACGCCGCCGTCCGCCGCTTCGCCGCCGACGGCCTGGGCGCTCCCCTGCGCGCCGTCGCCACGGACGCCGGGGTCAGCCCCGGTCTGATCATCCACCACTTCGGCTCCGGCGAGGGGCTGCGCGAGGCCTGCGACCGCCACGTCCTCGAGGCCACCGCGCGGAGCAAGGAGTCCGTCCTCTCCCCCGGCGCGGGCGCGGCGGCGATGCTCTCCCAGCTCGCACAGATCGAGGAGTACGCCCCGGTCATCGGGTACGTGCTGCGCCGACTGCAGACCGGCGGTCCCCTGACCCGCCGGCTGGTCGACGCCTTCGCCGCCGACGCCGTGGACTACCTGCGCCGCGGCGAGAAGGCGGGCACGGTGCGTCCGAGCCGTGACCGGGAAGCGCGCGCCCGGGTGCTGACCGAGCAGGCGCTCGGTGCGCTGCTGCTGCAGCTGCCGGCGCAGCAGGAGCACCTGGACCTCGACGAACTCCCCCGCTGGCTCGACGACTACGCCGAACGGATCATCGGGCCCGTGCTCGAGTACTACACCGAACCCATCCTCACCGACCCCACGCTGCTCGACGCCTACCTCGCCGCCCGCCCCAGGAGCAACCAGGAGACACCATGA